The nucleotide window AGCACGCACTGCAGCCGGTCCGCCAGAGCCGCTTCCAGCGGCGCTTCCAGTTCGGCCGGCGCAACCACCGCATCGGCCAGAAAGCCCCGGAAGCGCGGCTTGAGCTCGGCCGATTTCATCAGGTTCTTGACCCCCTGGCCATAACCGGCCAACTTGGCCTCCAGCTCGCGCAGCGAGTGCAGGCGCGAAGCGCTGCGGTTCAACTCGTCCCGGCGGGTCTGCCACTCCTTCTCCACCACCGGCAGGCGGGCTTTCAACTCTTCCTCACGCTTCAGCAGGGCGGCCTGTTCGACCCTGAGCTCCTCCTGCTCCTGCCGGACCTGCTCCAAATTCCGGTCCACATCAACTGCCCGACGGCGGGCATCCTCCAGACGTTCCGCCTGTTGGATCCCTTCGCGGCTATGGCGTTCCAGGCGCTCGGACAGGCTGGCCAAACGTTTGACCGCCTGCTCGTAACGGCTCTTGAACTGAGCCGATTCGGACATGGCCGCGAACAGCTCCTTGCGGCGCCCCTCCAGCAGACGGTTCGACTCCTCCTCGGCCTGCTGCTGGCCGGCCAGCGCTTCCTCCGCCTGCCGCAATTCAGCCTGCAGCCCGGCACTCTCGGTGGTCGAGGCATCCCGGCGCACTTCCAGCAAGTTGCGCTGCTCGATGCACTCTGCCAGACGCGCGTCGAGTTCGCCCGCCTCGGCCTCAAGCCGTACCAGACGCCCGGTCAGTCCTGTCAGTTCCTTGCACTGGAACTCCAGGCCGCTTTCCGCTGTGCTGAACTCGCTCTTGATGCGGTAGATATCCTCCTGAGCCGCGTTCAAGCGCTTCTCGGCCTCCACCAGGGCCAGCCGCCCCTCCTCCAACTGCGACTCTCCCACGGCCGAGGCGACAAACACCTCGCGTATGCGCTGGTTGAGCGCGGACAGTTCCCGTTCGGCCTCAGCACGCATACGCTGAGTCTCCCGGTATTCCCGGGCAGTGAACAGCAGCTCGATCTCACGCAGCTCATCCCGGTATTCCCGAAACTTCTCGGCCTTCCGGGCCTGGCGCTGCAGCGAGCCCAACTGCCGGCGGATCTCCCCCAGCACATCCGCCAACCGGGCCAGGTTGAGACGGGTGGCCTCGATCTTCTTCAGTGCCAGATGCTTGCGGGACTTGAACTTGGTGACCCCGGCCGCCTCCTCGATCAGGAAGCGCCGTTCCTCGGGACGGGAATGCAGGATCTGGCCGATCTTGCCCTGCTCGATGATCGAATAGGCGCGGGTGCCGACCCCGGTATCCATGAACAGCTCGGTGATGTCCATCAGCCGGCAGGGGGTCTTGTTGATCAGGTAATCGCTCTCGCCGTCGCGGTACAGACGGCGGGTCAGCTGGATCTCGGCATACTCCAGGTATTTGGCAGGTGCCCGGCCATCCTCGGTGGAAAAGACCAGCGACACCTCGGCCATGCCGAGCGCCTTGCGCGTCTCGCTGCCGGCAAAGATCACATCCTCCATTGCCTTGCCACGCAGGTTTTTGGCGGACTGCTCCCCCATGCACCAGCGGATGGCGTCCACAATGTTGGACTTGCCACAGCCATTGGGGCCGACCACGCCGGTCACTCCCTGCTGGAAATCAAGCACGATCTTGTCGGCAAAGGATTTAAAGCCTGATATTTCGAGACGTTTGATTTTCATGGAGTTGCGTACTGTATCAGAGGGTGGGAAGCGCTGTCCAGCGGGATTTCGGCAGAAGCCGGAGGAGAGGGAGAGCTTCTGCGCCGGAAGCGATGGCCGGTTTAACCTGCGCAGAAGTGGTCTGCTGGTGGGGGTTATTTTAAAGCTTCTCCTTGACGCTCCTTACCTTGTCCTCCATCGTCTGCTCGCGGTCGGTCCGGGTGCCCAGCTTGATGGTGGTGGTGATGCGCGGCGCCCCCATCTCATGTACCACCTCGTGGCATCGCCTGACCGCAGCAAACACGGCGTCCCATTCCCCCTCTATGTTGGTGCCGTAGGAATGCAAAGCGGTCTTCAGCCCCGCCTCGGTCAGCACCTTTTCACAGGCCGCAATGTACGGGGAAAGCGACACCCCCACGCCGAGCGGCACAATGCATAAATCTATCAGGACTTTCATGCTGTCCTCCTTTCATAATTGCTGTCTGCACTCCAGGACGTGCAATTGTAACGTTCACCGCCGATATTGCAAGCGGTCAAGCAACACAAGCGGCCAAAGCCGCCTTTACTGCTGCAGGGCATCCCCCGAAGCCACTTCCACATCACGCGGCAGGGCCTGGACTTGCCTCTTCGGGGTTGTACAATTTTTATAGGAACAACTCCAATCAAGGGGGTTCGCCATGAAGGGACGCACGGTGATCAAACGGGTGGCTTCGGGCATAGTGGCCGGGCTGGCCGGGACTGCAGTGATCCAGGCCATGCAGGCAGCGGGACAGAAGGCGGTGCCTGAGGAGATGCCGCCGATAAAGCAGCATCCGGGAGAATTTATGGTCGAGCAGGCGGAAGAGCTTCTGTCGCCCCAAACGCGGGAAAGGATCCCGCAGACCCTGGAAAAAGCCTCGGCTCAGGTGCTCGGTTTCGGATATGGGCTCACCTTCGCTGTATTGTACGAGTTGCTGCACCGCAAGGAGACCAACCTGATCATGGAAGGAACGGCACTTGGACTGGCCACCTGGGCCGCCGGGTATCTGGGATGGCTGCCGGCGACCGGGTTGATGCCGCGCGTTACCCGGCAAAAACCGGGACAGGTAGCCGGGGCCATCCTGAGCCCACTTGGTCTATGGCCTGTCCACGGCCAGCACCCTCAGAATGCTGCGCGCAGATCTCAGGCCGGCTAGCGGCCTAAGCCTGAACCGATCAGATCTGACCGCGCACGTAGTCGATCCGTGCTCCGCTGCCGTTGATTGCGCTCAAAGTCGCGACTGTTGTGGTCCTAAAAGATCAATAAAAAGTAGTCCGCGTCAGGTGCCGGGGACGGGCGCGGTAGGCTGTTCCCTGCCCCCGGTGCCAGAGGAAGTTGTCGAGCGTCATGGCATTGACCCGCACCCCCCGCCGTTGCAGCGCCTCGACCAGCAGCTCTCCCGCATACACGCTGCAGGTGCGGATCTCCACCTCCTCGGGCGAGCCCGCAGCCAGCGGTTCTCCCCGGTCGATCCGTTCCGCCAGATCGTCCCGGTAACGCAGAATCCCATCCTGGCGCAACACATGCGGCACGAGATTGTCGGCGCAGATCGTCAGCCGGTCGATGTCATCGAAACGCCCCACCCCCTGTCCGGCAAAAGCGATGCATAGATCGGCCGCGTTCAGTTGGGCCCGTTTGTAAAAGGGCACCGTCATCCCACGGTAGTGCGCCCGGTCATCCAGCAGCGGCATGGAGGCCAGCAGCTGCACCAGCCGCTCCACCGACCGGCCGGCCGCTTCCACCACACCGGAGAAATCACC belongs to Geobacter sp. SVR and includes:
- a CDS encoding MTH1187 family thiamine-binding protein, giving the protein MKVLIDLCIVPLGVGVSLSPYIAACEKVLTEAGLKTALHSYGTNIEGEWDAVFAAVRRCHEVVHEMGAPRITTTIKLGTRTDREQTMEDKVRSVKEKL